From a single Phocoena sinus isolate mPhoSin1 chromosome 1, mPhoSin1.pri, whole genome shotgun sequence genomic region:
- the TMEM275 gene encoding transmembrane protein 275: MPPPEKSQGPPARAPAGRAQGRLPGPPSPALFCACGLCVLLAGVNVTLVGAFASFVPGHNAPLILGPALLVLALGFFAACCVCSRRRGPAPRSRSKAAAGPCQGGGGGRVALEMESSERTAQDTTAVQISPAPSAASSGRSSPSPGPFALDAPAPAALYAPRADGVRLDLPREGVAP, from the coding sequence ATGCCGCCCCCGGAGAAGAGCCAGGGCCCCCCGGCCCGAGCGCCCGCGGGCCGTGCTCAAGGCCGGCTGCCCGGCCCGCCGTCCCCGGCGCTGTTCTGCGCCTGCGGCCTGTGCGTGCTGCTGGCGGGCGTGAACGTGACGCTGGTGGGCGCCTTCGCTTCCTTCGTCCCGGGGCACAACGCGCCGCTCATCTTGGGGCCGGCGCTGCTCGTGCTGGCGCTCGGCTTCTTCGCGGCCTGCTGCGTGTGTAGCCGCCGCCGCGGGCCCGCGCCCCGTTCGCGCTCGAAGGCGGCCGCGGGTCCCTGCCagggcgggggcggcgggcgggTGGCGCTGGAGATGGAGAGCAGCGAGCGCACGGCGCAGGACACCACGGCCGTGCAGATCAGCCCCGCCCCCTCGGCCGCGTCGTCCGGCCGCTCaagccccagccccggccccttCGCCCTGGATGCCCCCGCGCCCGCAGCCCTCTACGCGCCGCGCGCCGATGGGGTCCGGCTCGACCTGCCCCGGGAGGGCGTCGCCCCCTAG
- the KNCN gene encoding kinocilin — MDIPISSRDFRCLQLACVALGLVAGSIIIGVSVSKAAAAVGGIFIGAAAVGLLILAYPFLKARFNLDHILPTIGSLRIHPQPGPDHGEGRSSANGNKEGARSSLSTVSRTLEKLKPGGRGAGEG; from the exons ATGGACATCCCCATCAGCAGCAGAGACTTCCGCTGCCTGCAGCTGGCCTGCGTGGCCCTCGGCCTGGTGGCCGGCAGCATCATCATTGGTGTGTCCGTGTCCAAAGCTGCAGCTGCCGTGGGTGGAATCTTTATTGGTGCCGCTGCTGTGG GGCTCCTTATCTTGGCCTACCCCTTCCTGAAGGCTCGGTTCAACCTGGACCACATCCTGCCTACGATAG GGAGCCTAAGGATCCACCCCCAGCCAGGGCCAGACCACGGGGAAGGAAGATCCAGCGCCAATGGTAATAAAGAAG GAGCCCGCAGCAGCCTGTCCACCGTGAGCAGAACCCTGGAGAAGCTGAAGCCAGGGGgccggggggctggggagggctga